The following are encoded in a window of Corynebacterium argentoratense DSM 44202 genomic DNA:
- the rsmA gene encoding 16S rRNA (adenine(1518)-N(6)/adenine(1519)-N(6))-dimethyltransferase RsmA, protein MTELLGPAEIRQLADKLGVVPTKKLGQNFVHDPNTVRRIVADSGIGSEDHVVEIGPGLGSLTLELLDKAGRVTAVEIDDRLAAELPYTVEWRAPEHADKLRVLNKDALKIEASDLPGGPTALVANLPYNVSVPVLLHFLATFPTIRRVLVMVQLEVAERLAAAPGSKVYGVPSVKAAFYGKVSLAGKIGKNVFWPAPNIESGLVAIDCYTPEDAPWPITPELRELLFPLIDAAFAQRRKTLRAALTRYYASSIIAEVELEGAGISPQERGEKLGIADFVRLAAQNL, encoded by the coding sequence ATGACTGAGCTGCTGGGACCCGCAGAGATCCGCCAACTTGCCGACAAGCTTGGCGTAGTCCCAACGAAAAAACTGGGGCAAAATTTTGTGCACGACCCCAACACCGTGCGCCGCATTGTCGCCGACAGTGGTATCGGCAGCGAGGACCACGTAGTCGAGATCGGCCCCGGGCTGGGCTCTTTAACCCTGGAGCTGTTGGACAAAGCTGGCCGGGTGACCGCTGTGGAAATCGACGACCGGTTGGCCGCGGAACTGCCGTACACCGTCGAATGGCGCGCGCCCGAGCATGCGGACAAGCTGCGGGTGCTCAACAAGGACGCGCTGAAAATCGAGGCCAGCGACCTGCCCGGTGGTCCCACTGCACTGGTTGCAAACCTTCCCTACAACGTCTCGGTTCCCGTATTGTTGCATTTCCTTGCAACCTTCCCGACGATTCGCCGCGTGCTGGTGATGGTGCAGCTGGAGGTGGCCGAGCGCCTTGCGGCAGCGCCCGGAAGCAAGGTCTATGGTGTGCCGAGCGTGAAGGCGGCGTTCTACGGGAAGGTGAGCTTGGCGGGTAAAATCGGCAAGAACGTGTTCTGGCCCGCGCCCAACATCGAATCCGGACTGGTAGCAATAGATTGCTACACCCCCGAGGATGCCCCCTGGCCGATCACACCTGAGCTGCGGGAGCTGCTATTTCCGCTTATTGACGCCGCGTTTGCCCAACGCCGCAAGACTCTGCGCGCGGCACTGACGCGATACTACGCTTCCTCCATCATCGCCGAGGTTGAACTAGAGGGAGCGGGGATTTCCCCACAGGAGCGCGGCGAAAAACTCGGCATCGCAGACTTTGTCCGCCTGGCAGCTCAAAACTTATAG
- a CDS encoding TatD family hydrolase: MAKKKPRPQPVPAPLIPGETIIDAHTHLASCGARTPEEVGAIVERAKAAGVARICTVGDGLDEAELALQAAHSNADVFAACAIHPTRALELDDAARARLSEMAADPRCVAIGETGLDTYWIGKSEDCAPLDVQAEALRWHIGLACSAGKALMIHNREADAELMEVLADAPRPRDVILHCFSSPLEVAEEALSRGYVLSFAGNVTFKRNDFLREAARIAPAGQYLIETDAPYMTAEPYRGTRNEPAFVGHAAHCIAQARGVDPAVVARDVSETFARVYQV; encoded by the coding sequence GTGGCTAAGAAAAAGCCCCGCCCGCAGCCGGTGCCAGCGCCACTCATCCCGGGCGAAACGATCATCGACGCCCACACCCACCTGGCGTCCTGTGGTGCGCGTACGCCTGAAGAAGTGGGCGCCATCGTCGAGCGCGCCAAGGCAGCCGGGGTGGCCCGAATCTGCACCGTCGGTGACGGTCTTGACGAGGCTGAGCTGGCCTTGCAAGCGGCGCACAGTAACGCGGATGTGTTCGCTGCATGCGCAATCCACCCGACCAGGGCCCTTGAGCTTGATGACGCCGCGCGAGCCCGCCTTAGTGAGATGGCTGCCGACCCCAGGTGTGTTGCGATTGGTGAGACCGGCCTGGACACCTATTGGATCGGAAAATCTGAGGACTGCGCGCCCCTAGACGTACAGGCTGAAGCCCTGCGCTGGCACATTGGCCTCGCCTGTTCCGCTGGCAAAGCCCTGATGATCCACAACCGAGAAGCAGATGCCGAGCTGATGGAGGTTTTGGCCGACGCCCCGCGTCCCCGCGACGTCATACTGCATTGTTTTTCCTCACCGCTCGAGGTTGCGGAGGAAGCACTTTCTAGGGGGTACGTGCTCAGTTTCGCTGGCAACGTCACCTTCAAGCGCAACGACTTTTTGCGCGAGGCAGCCCGCATTGCGCCGGCGGGGCAGTACCTGATTGAAACGGACGCGCCCTACATGACGGCTGAACCCTACCGGGGTACGCGCAACGAACCGGCGTTCGTGGGGCACGCGGCCCACTGCATCGCGCAGGCGCGAGGGGTTGATCCGGCCGTAGTGGCACGCGACGTCAGCGAGACCTTCGCGCGCGTCTATCAGGTGTAG
- a CDS encoding dolichyl-phosphate-mannose--protein mannosyltransferase — MPTSIRHRRYPLTSPRLKAVNRGAELTKQPQQAPTGASQAGATSSPQWTRADWISLATITALAAITRLIGLTAITGDGTPIFDEKHYAPQAFDIAVSATNPLTGGIESNPGYGLVVHPPLAKQIMAWGNTLFGYTPMGWRISAALVGILVVLAIMGLTRSLTRSTLVMTIAGLLAVFDGVLLVISRYGMLDIFQTLFVILAAWAWVLDRRDVTTRLETTIAGTTVPYQPGYPSSLQWGILGPRLGFRWWRFTTGLCLGLALSVKWSGLYYIAFFGLISVGADYWLRRRAGIRAPLPGALLRDAPSAFASLVILPIAIYAWSWRAWFASETGVYRHAEQSNGATGGLYDLLPTGISNWLYYHVSVLRFHTTLTNSSGHQHPWESKPWQWLAATRPILYSSTHDLSCLGTTSCSRVVYLFGTPPIWWVTVPVLLWALWAAIARRENHYWLPLGLFLAGWLPWMLESDRQMYFFYATVLVPFSIIIIAIITSQLITSDSALKRRIAQGYLALVVAAFLFFSPLLYGITVPEWYYQSMLWLPSWR, encoded by the coding sequence ATGCCCACCAGCATAAGGCACCGACGATACCCGCTCACATCCCCTAGACTAAAAGCCGTGAATCGCGGAGCAGAACTCACCAAACAACCCCAACAGGCCCCCACCGGCGCCAGCCAGGCGGGCGCCACAAGCTCCCCACAATGGACCCGCGCCGACTGGATCAGCCTGGCAACAATCACCGCACTCGCCGCCATCACCCGACTCATCGGGCTCACCGCAATCACCGGCGACGGTACCCCCATCTTCGACGAAAAACACTACGCGCCCCAAGCCTTCGACATCGCAGTATCCGCCACCAACCCGCTTACCGGCGGCATCGAATCCAACCCCGGCTACGGGCTGGTCGTCCACCCGCCCCTTGCCAAACAAATCATGGCCTGGGGCAACACCCTGTTCGGATACACCCCCATGGGCTGGCGGATCAGCGCAGCACTTGTCGGAATCCTCGTGGTTCTCGCGATCATGGGACTCACACGAAGCCTCACTCGCTCCACCCTGGTGATGACCATCGCCGGTCTACTCGCCGTCTTCGACGGAGTGCTACTGGTGATCTCCCGCTACGGGATGCTCGACATCTTCCAAACCCTGTTTGTCATCCTTGCCGCATGGGCCTGGGTGCTTGACCGACGCGACGTCACCACCCGACTAGAAACGACCATCGCCGGCACCACCGTGCCCTACCAACCCGGCTACCCCTCAAGCCTCCAATGGGGAATCCTTGGACCACGCCTAGGGTTCCGATGGTGGCGCTTCACCACGGGCCTCTGCCTGGGACTCGCACTGTCGGTGAAATGGTCCGGGCTGTACTACATCGCCTTCTTCGGACTGATCAGCGTCGGTGCCGACTACTGGTTACGACGCCGCGCGGGCATCCGCGCCCCACTGCCCGGCGCCCTCCTACGCGACGCACCCAGCGCCTTCGCAAGCCTCGTCATCTTGCCCATCGCCATCTACGCCTGGAGCTGGCGCGCCTGGTTCGCCTCCGAAACCGGCGTCTACCGGCACGCAGAACAAAGCAACGGCGCAACCGGCGGACTCTACGACCTACTTCCCACCGGCATATCCAACTGGCTGTACTACCACGTCAGCGTGCTGCGCTTCCACACCACCCTGACCAACAGCTCCGGCCACCAACACCCGTGGGAATCCAAGCCCTGGCAATGGCTAGCCGCCACCCGCCCCATCCTGTACTCTTCCACACACGACCTGAGCTGCCTCGGCACCACCAGCTGCTCCCGCGTCGTCTACCTCTTCGGCACACCACCGATCTGGTGGGTCACCGTCCCCGTCCTACTCTGGGCACTGTGGGCCGCAATCGCACGCCGCGAAAACCACTACTGGCTACCCCTGGGACTTTTTCTCGCCGGCTGGCTGCCATGGATGCTGGAATCCGACCGGCAAATGTACTTCTTCTACGCAACCGTACTGGTGCCTTTTAGCATCATCATCATCGCCATCATCACCAGTCAACTGATCACCAGCGACAGCGCACTGAAACGCAGAATCGCCCAAGGCTACCTAGCACTCGTCGTCGCCGCGTTCCTCTTCTTCTCCCCCTTGCTCTACGGCATCACCGTGCCCGAGTGGTACTACCAGTCCATGCTATGGCTACCCAGCTGGCGCTAA
- a CDS encoding BCCT family transporter has protein sequence MTKNPSEEQPDIHTTEVSASREQQDTAAAGHAATDVDHFDDVTAEHAERTEEVSAHSQLAVLLDNHEELPAELGDADIDAAFDNDEAGMNWPVVVPAMAAVLAVVVWGLAASESFSNFASTALSFVVNNFGWAFVLFGTVFVFFIIAIAVSKFGLIRLGRQDEAPEFSTVSWIAMMFAAGMGIGLMFYGTTEPLTFYRNGVPGHTEHEVGTAFATTLFHWTLHPWSIYGIVGLAIAYSTFRMGRKQLLSSAFVSLIGEKRADGFLGGLIDALAIVATVFGTAASLGIGALQIGAGLEAAGIVEEARNNTVLTIVLILTLAFLVSAMSGVGKGIQYVSNANMVLASLLAIFVFVLGPTVAVLNMVPTAIGNYLQSFFEMAARTADSADGTAGEWLSGWTIFYWAWWISWSPFVGMFLARISRGRTVREFIVGVTLVPAAVTVVWFAIFGGTAIHFEQADESIWGDGDAKTQLFSLLHSLPGGTIAGFFAMILLATFFITSADSASTVMGSMSMHGRLEANRWVTAAWGALTAAIGLTLLISGGNDALSNLQSVTIIAASPFLLVIIGLMFALVRGMSNDQLYLDHKEQQRWAMKLAQERRHLLEQQRRERRKVARKRRGIHAPHLKR, from the coding sequence ATGACCAAAAATCCCTCAGAAGAACAACCAGATATTCATACAACAGAAGTATCTGCTTCCCGTGAGCAGCAGGACACTGCCGCCGCGGGACATGCAGCCACCGATGTCGATCACTTCGACGATGTCACAGCGGAGCACGCAGAACGCACGGAAGAAGTCTCTGCCCACAGCCAGTTGGCTGTGCTACTCGACAATCACGAAGAACTCCCGGCGGAGCTCGGTGATGCCGATATCGATGCAGCCTTCGACAACGATGAGGCCGGGATGAACTGGCCCGTTGTAGTCCCCGCTATGGCTGCGGTCCTCGCCGTAGTGGTGTGGGGTTTGGCCGCTTCCGAGTCCTTCAGTAACTTCGCCTCCACCGCGCTGTCGTTCGTGGTGAACAATTTCGGTTGGGCCTTCGTGCTCTTTGGTACCGTCTTTGTGTTCTTCATCATCGCTATTGCCGTGTCCAAGTTCGGCCTCATCCGACTAGGTAGACAGGACGAAGCTCCGGAGTTTTCTACCGTGTCCTGGATCGCGATGATGTTCGCGGCCGGCATGGGTATCGGTCTGATGTTCTATGGCACGACCGAGCCGCTAACCTTCTACCGCAATGGCGTTCCGGGCCACACTGAACATGAGGTTGGCACCGCGTTTGCGACCACCCTGTTCCACTGGACTCTGCACCCCTGGTCCATTTACGGCATCGTTGGTTTGGCGATCGCGTACAGCACCTTCCGCATGGGGCGTAAGCAGCTGCTGAGCTCGGCCTTCGTGTCCTTGATCGGCGAGAAGCGCGCCGATGGCTTCCTCGGCGGACTCATTGATGCACTGGCTATCGTGGCCACCGTTTTCGGTACCGCAGCCTCCCTCGGCATTGGTGCTCTACAGATCGGCGCAGGCCTCGAAGCTGCTGGCATCGTGGAAGAAGCCCGGAACAATACTGTTTTGACCATCGTGTTGATCCTGACCCTCGCATTTTTGGTCTCCGCTATGTCGGGCGTGGGTAAGGGTATTCAGTATGTCTCCAATGCCAACATGGTTTTGGCATCCCTACTGGCCATCTTCGTGTTCGTTCTCGGCCCCACCGTGGCCGTGCTCAACATGGTTCCCACCGCTATCGGTAACTACCTGCAGTCCTTCTTCGAAATGGCGGCCCGCACCGCTGACTCTGCAGACGGCACCGCCGGTGAGTGGCTGTCCGGTTGGACCATCTTCTATTGGGCATGGTGGATTTCCTGGAGCCCCTTCGTCGGTATGTTCCTGGCACGTATTTCTCGTGGCCGCACGGTCCGGGAATTCATCGTGGGCGTGACCCTCGTTCCGGCGGCAGTGACCGTCGTATGGTTCGCTATCTTCGGTGGTACCGCTATCCACTTCGAGCAGGCTGATGAGTCCATCTGGGGCGACGGCGATGCTAAGACACAGCTTTTCTCACTCCTGCACTCCCTACCCGGTGGCACTATCGCTGGTTTCTTTGCGATGATCCTGCTGGCAACCTTCTTCATCACCTCCGCCGACTCTGCGTCCACGGTGATGGGGTCGATGTCCATGCATGGCCGCCTGGAGGCTAACCGCTGGGTGACCGCAGCGTGGGGTGCTCTCACCGCAGCGATCGGCCTCACCCTGTTGATCTCCGGCGGTAACGATGCACTGTCCAACCTGCAGTCGGTGACGATTATTGCCGCCAGCCCGTTCCTTTTGGTCATCATTGGTTTGATGTTTGCCCTGGTTCGCGGCATGAGTAACGATCAGCTTTACCTTGACCACAAGGAGCAGCAGCGTTGGGCGATGAAGCTCGCCCAGGAGCGCCGCCACCTGCTGGAGCAGCAGCGCCGCGAACGCCGCAAGGTTGCTCGCAAGCGCCGTGGTATCCACGCCCCGCACTTGAAGCGCTAA
- the rsmI gene encoding 16S rRNA (cytidine(1402)-2'-O)-methyltransferase, with translation MISDDAPAAATLEDGYVLGVVVAGTPLGNAGDASPRLQRALAVADVIAAEDTRRTRALCDALGVVPRGKIVSNFDHNEASRVEGLLEVARSGMVLVVSDAGMPVVSDPGFPLVEAAHDAGIRVSSVPGPSAVTTALALCGLRVGHFAFDGFAPRKPGARRAWLESLRGERRAVCFFESPHRIASTLDDAASVLGEQRRVAVCRELTKAFEEVKRGSLGEVAAWAQGGVRGEITVVLEGAAASAQPVGEDELAACVEEVERLVASGERLKSACAWVAERVGGVSKKQLYEAVLLARSEG, from the coding sequence ATGATCTCTGACGATGCGCCTGCTGCTGCGACCTTGGAAGATGGCTATGTGTTGGGGGTTGTTGTTGCCGGTACTCCTTTGGGTAATGCCGGTGATGCGAGCCCTCGGTTGCAGCGGGCTTTGGCCGTGGCGGATGTGATTGCGGCGGAGGACACGCGGCGCACGCGTGCTCTGTGTGATGCTTTGGGTGTGGTTCCGCGGGGCAAGATCGTGAGCAATTTCGACCATAATGAGGCCTCACGCGTGGAGGGGTTGTTGGAGGTTGCTCGTTCGGGGATGGTGTTGGTGGTTTCTGATGCGGGCATGCCTGTTGTTAGCGACCCGGGTTTCCCTTTGGTGGAGGCCGCCCATGATGCGGGGATTCGTGTGTCTTCGGTTCCGGGGCCTTCGGCTGTGACGACGGCGTTGGCGTTGTGTGGGCTGCGTGTGGGGCATTTTGCTTTTGATGGTTTCGCGCCTCGGAAGCCTGGGGCGCGGCGGGCGTGGTTGGAGTCTTTGCGTGGTGAGCGTCGGGCTGTGTGTTTTTTTGAGTCCCCTCATCGGATTGCTTCGACGCTTGATGACGCTGCGTCGGTGTTGGGGGAGCAGCGTCGGGTTGCGGTGTGTCGCGAGCTGACGAAGGCGTTTGAAGAAGTCAAGCGGGGCAGCTTGGGCGAGGTTGCTGCGTGGGCGCAGGGGGGTGTGCGCGGTGAGATCACTGTGGTGTTGGAGGGGGCTGCTGCGTCTGCTCAGCCGGTGGGGGAGGACGAGTTGGCGGCCTGTGTGGAAGAGGTTGAGCGTTTGGTTGCTTCGGGGGAGCGTTTGAAGTCGGCATGTGCCTGGGTGGCGGAGCGCGTGGGTGGTGTGTCGAAGAAGCAGTTGTATGAGGCCGTGTTGTTGGCGCGTTCCGAGGGGTAG
- a CDS encoding resuscitation-promoting factor: MGFSARRRINTSSGRSVPVRIATGGVLAGLVVGGGVVVSMNKDVELVVNGDTQHIKTMAGSVDSVLRQAGIEVGDKDMVVPAPSEKIGDNATITVRTARPVAVTIDGVTQNIDTTALTIEELLNQLSVGSSDAVDVPSDQQIPTSGLSIGIATPKPVTVDNAGNVENLVVAANTVKDLLDRLGIAYDDDDVVEPALDTPVTPDMTARVTRIQNDEVTETKPYEAPAEYVDNPELNEGEENILEPAKPGTKRIVSTIRKVNGVEEARDVIEDVALTPAAPAKIERGTKPAAPAMAEGSVWDSIAQCESTGNWAINTGNGFFGGLQFTPSTWLSFGGGEYAPSAHLATREQQIAIAQKVQAAQGWGAWPACTAKLGLR, translated from the coding sequence GTGGGCTTTTCCGCACGTCGTCGTATTAACACCTCCTCCGGCCGATCCGTCCCCGTACGCATCGCAACCGGTGGCGTGCTCGCCGGCCTCGTCGTCGGTGGTGGCGTCGTAGTCAGCATGAACAAAGATGTCGAACTGGTCGTCAACGGCGACACTCAGCACATTAAAACCATGGCCGGCAGCGTGGATTCCGTCCTGCGCCAGGCAGGCATCGAGGTCGGCGACAAAGACATGGTCGTTCCGGCACCCAGCGAAAAAATCGGCGACAACGCCACCATCACCGTGCGCACCGCACGACCCGTGGCCGTCACCATCGACGGTGTTACCCAAAACATCGACACCACCGCGCTGACCATCGAAGAGCTCCTCAACCAGCTGTCCGTCGGATCCTCCGATGCTGTTGACGTCCCCTCCGACCAACAGATCCCTACCTCTGGCCTGTCCATCGGCATCGCCACCCCGAAGCCCGTCACCGTTGACAACGCCGGCAATGTTGAAAACCTGGTCGTCGCAGCAAACACCGTCAAGGACCTGCTCGATCGCCTGGGTATCGCCTACGACGATGATGACGTCGTGGAGCCCGCCTTGGACACGCCCGTCACCCCCGACATGACCGCCCGCGTCACCCGCATCCAAAACGATGAAGTGACCGAAACCAAGCCCTACGAAGCACCGGCCGAATACGTCGACAACCCGGAGCTCAACGAGGGTGAAGAAAACATCCTCGAGCCGGCCAAGCCTGGCACCAAGCGGATCGTGTCCACCATCCGCAAGGTCAATGGAGTCGAAGAGGCACGCGACGTCATTGAAGATGTGGCGCTGACGCCCGCGGCCCCCGCCAAGATTGAACGCGGCACCAAGCCCGCCGCCCCCGCAATGGCTGAAGGTAGCGTGTGGGACTCCATCGCACAGTGCGAATCCACCGGCAACTGGGCGATCAACACCGGCAACGGCTTCTTCGGCGGACTGCAGTTCACTCCTTCCACCTGGTTGAGCTTCGGCGGTGGCGAGTATGCACCGTCCGCGCACCTGGCCACCCGCGAACAGCAAATCGCCATCGCGCAAAAGGTACAGGCCGCGCAGGGCTGGGGCGCATGGCCTGCCTGCACCGCAAAACTCGGCCTGCGCTAG
- a CDS encoding 4-(cytidine 5'-diphospho)-2-C-methyl-D-erythritol kinase gives MNAHTESAYAKVNLALSVGNARADGYHELVSIFHEVSLHDDLAFTLIDYDAHGSTHPEAGCFIEQGYVSYTELHVTGRQADEVPLGPSNLICAAIEHISRVAGVALNLRCEVHKRIPTQGGMAGGSADGAAAVRAAASYAASLGGQVLSEQQLLDICLKLGSDVPFMLRGGTQCGRGRGEVLSPIDCALPLHFVILPREGGLSTPAVFRALDAMRDEGLCPDPSPVDVEAFSRALSAEGIGGATGADAVAGLMVNDLQAPAVALAPDLAEALERGVAAGAVKGMVSGSGPTLFFLCADAQAANDLVEALGGIAVSSRH, from the coding sequence GTGAACGCGCACACGGAATCGGCGTACGCCAAGGTCAACCTAGCGTTATCGGTGGGTAATGCCCGCGCGGACGGCTACCACGAACTGGTGAGCATCTTCCACGAAGTCTCCCTGCACGACGACCTCGCATTCACACTCATCGATTACGACGCCCACGGCTCCACCCACCCCGAAGCCGGGTGCTTCATCGAGCAAGGCTATGTCAGCTATACCGAACTGCACGTCACCGGCAGGCAAGCAGACGAGGTGCCGCTAGGGCCCAGCAACCTTATTTGCGCAGCCATCGAACACATCTCTCGTGTCGCCGGCGTTGCGCTCAACCTGCGCTGCGAGGTGCACAAGCGGATCCCCACCCAGGGCGGCATGGCCGGTGGGTCCGCCGATGGTGCGGCCGCTGTGCGTGCGGCGGCGAGTTACGCGGCGTCATTAGGTGGACAGGTGCTGAGTGAACAGCAGCTGCTTGATATCTGCCTCAAACTCGGATCCGATGTGCCCTTCATGCTGCGCGGTGGCACCCAATGCGGTCGCGGGCGGGGTGAGGTGCTCAGCCCTATCGACTGCGCGTTGCCGCTGCACTTCGTGATCCTCCCGCGCGAGGGTGGGCTGTCGACGCCGGCGGTGTTTCGTGCCCTAGATGCCATGCGCGACGAGGGACTGTGCCCCGACCCTAGCCCCGTTGACGTCGAGGCGTTCTCTCGGGCCTTAAGTGCCGAGGGTATCGGCGGGGCGACGGGTGCGGACGCTGTTGCTGGATTGATGGTCAACGACCTGCAGGCGCCGGCGGTGGCCCTGGCGCCAGACTTGGCGGAGGCGTTGGAACGCGGTGTGGCTGCTGGTGCCGTGAAAGGCATGGTGTCTGGATCTGGCCCGACGCTGTTTTTCCTGTGTGCGGATGCGCAGGCGGCGAATGACCTGGTCGAAGCTCTCGGTGGGATCGCGGTAAGCAGCCGGCACTAG
- the metG gene encoding methionine--tRNA ligase, with protein sequence MSKSVLTAVAWPYANGPRHIGHVAGFGVPSDVFARYQRMAGADVLMISGTDEHGTPLLVQAEKEGVSVQELADRYNRQIVEDLAGLGLTYDLFTRTTTRNHYAVVQELFKGLYTNGYMIKETTFGAISPSTGRTLPDRYIEGTCPICNAPGARGDQCDNCGNQLDPANLIDPVSKINGETPKFVETEHFLLDLPALAEALSQWLSTREDWRPNVLKFSLNLLDDIRPRAMTRDIDWGVPVPIEGWQDNNAKKLYVWFDAVVGYLSASIEWAYRTGNPDAWRTFWTDPEALSYYFMGKDNITFHSQIWPAELLGYRGEGARGGEVGEFGELQLPTEVVSSEYLTMSGSKFSSSKGVVIYVKDFLKDFGPDPLRYFIAVAGPENTDTDFTWDEFVRRVNNELANGWGNLVNRTVSMAHKNFGQVPTPGRLTEEDQAILDLATDAFGIVGEALENNRFKAGITHAMHVVGEANAYIAAMEPWKLAKDDTQRERLGTVLWTALQVVSHINTLLTPYLPHTAQKVHETLGREGVWAPMPKIVEVHDDMPVNPVGVGVPKEGKSYPVIMGDYSSAQAKWEPIALESGTPLSKPKPLIAKLDPELGQTGPEWAPAQQG encoded by the coding sequence ATGTCTAAGTCTGTGCTCACTGCCGTCGCTTGGCCCTATGCGAACGGCCCACGTCATATCGGCCACGTAGCTGGCTTCGGTGTCCCCTCCGACGTATTCGCCCGCTACCAGCGAATGGCAGGTGCAGACGTGCTGATGATCTCCGGAACGGACGAGCACGGCACCCCCTTGCTCGTACAAGCGGAAAAAGAGGGCGTGAGTGTCCAAGAGCTCGCAGACCGCTACAACCGGCAGATCGTCGAAGATCTCGCTGGTTTGGGTCTGACCTACGACCTGTTCACCCGTACCACCACCCGTAACCACTACGCGGTGGTACAAGAGCTGTTCAAAGGCCTCTACACCAACGGCTACATGATCAAAGAGACCACTTTTGGTGCGATCTCTCCGTCCACTGGCCGCACGCTACCGGACCGCTACATCGAAGGCACCTGCCCCATCTGTAACGCCCCGGGTGCCCGCGGTGACCAGTGCGACAACTGTGGTAACCAGCTCGACCCCGCCAACCTGATCGACCCGGTCAGCAAGATCAACGGCGAAACCCCCAAGTTTGTCGAAACCGAACACTTCCTTCTGGATCTTCCGGCTCTCGCCGAGGCACTGTCGCAATGGTTGTCCACACGTGAGGATTGGCGCCCCAACGTGCTGAAATTCTCCCTCAACCTGCTTGACGACATCCGCCCCCGCGCGATGACACGCGACATCGACTGGGGTGTTCCGGTGCCGATCGAGGGTTGGCAGGACAACAACGCCAAAAAGCTCTACGTGTGGTTCGACGCCGTAGTGGGCTACCTGTCCGCATCCATCGAGTGGGCCTACCGCACCGGCAACCCCGATGCGTGGCGCACCTTCTGGACCGATCCGGAAGCCCTGTCCTACTACTTCATGGGCAAAGACAACATCACCTTCCACTCCCAGATTTGGCCCGCTGAACTACTGGGCTACCGCGGCGAAGGCGCCCGCGGGGGAGAGGTCGGCGAGTTCGGCGAGCTGCAGCTTCCCACGGAGGTTGTCTCCTCCGAATACCTGACCATGTCTGGTTCGAAATTCTCCTCCTCCAAGGGCGTGGTCATTTACGTCAAGGACTTCCTCAAAGACTTCGGCCCCGACCCGCTGCGCTACTTCATCGCCGTGGCAGGTCCGGAAAACACTGACACCGACTTCACCTGGGACGAGTTCGTCCGACGCGTCAACAATGAGCTCGCCAACGGCTGGGGCAACCTGGTCAACCGTACCGTGTCGATGGCGCACAAAAACTTCGGCCAAGTACCGACCCCCGGGCGGCTGACCGAAGAAGACCAAGCGATCCTCGACCTGGCCACAGACGCATTCGGTATCGTCGGCGAAGCGCTGGAAAACAACCGCTTTAAAGCTGGCATCACCCACGCCATGCATGTTGTTGGCGAAGCCAACGCCTACATTGCGGCGATGGAGCCATGGAAGCTGGCCAAGGACGACACCCAGCGCGAACGCCTGGGCACCGTACTGTGGACCGCGTTGCAGGTGGTCAGCCACATCAACACCCTGCTGACCCCCTACCTGCCGCACACTGCCCAAAAAGTCCATGAAACCCTGGGTCGCGAAGGCGTGTGGGCACCGATGCCGAAGATCGTCGAAGTGCACGATGACATGCCGGTTAACCCGGTGGGCGTCGGCGTGCCCAAGGAAGGCAAGAGCTACCCGGTGATCATGGGCGACTACTCCAGCGCCCAGGCCAAGTGGGAGCCTATTGCCCTTGAATCCGGTACTCCGCTGTCCAAGCCGAAGCCGCTGATCGCCAAGCTCGACCCAGAACTTGGCCAGACCGGTCCCGAATGGGCGCCGGCCCAGCAGGGCTAA